CGCCAGGCATGCCCCAGGGCATCTTCGCCGTCGAATCCATGATGGATGAACTTGCGGCAAAATTGGGCATGGACCCGGTCGAGTTCCGGAAGCTGAATGAATCCAGTGAACGTCGCAAGACTCAACTCGATTACGGCGCGAAGCTGATCGGTTGGGACAAGCGCAAGCCCGACGGCGCGGACAAAGGGCCTATCAAGCGCGGAATCGGTGTTGCAGGTGGCAATTGGTTCATCTGGCCGGGCGAGTGCCTTGTCGATCTCGACATCTATCGGACTGGAAACGTCGAACTTCGTTCCGGCTCGCAGGACATCGGGACCGGCACACGCACGGTAATCGTCGATGTAGCCTCTGAGGTTCTCTGTGTGAATCGGGATCAGATTGTCGCGAAGGTCGGCAACTCTGACTATCCGGAAGGTCCCATGAGCGGAGGCTCCGTGACGGCGCGTTTGACCGCTCCGGCGGTCATGGATGCATGCTACCAGGCGCTGGACAAGCTGAAGGCGCTTGTGGCCACCGAGTGGGGAATCGATGCGGAGGATGTCGAATACGACGCGTCCTCGATCTTCCGCGAGAAGGACGGCGATCGCACAATGGCCTGGAGTAAGGCCACCGCCCTCATAAGCAGCGAGAAGCTCTCCCTTCGCGGTGAATCGAAACGCAAATACTGGGGCGAGGGCGGCACCGACGCTGTCCAGTTCGCCGAAGTCGAAGTCGACACCGAGACCGGCATCGTTCGTGTGAAGAAGATCGTCGCCATCCAGACTTGCGGCCAGGTCGTCAATCGGATGACCGCCGAGAACCAGGTCTGCGGCGGCGTGATCCAGGGAATCAGCTACGCGCTGTTCGAGGATCGTCTTCTCGATGGGCCGACCGGCGGAGTCGTGAATGCGGACTTCCAGACCTACAAGATCGCCGGCTCTGTCGACATTCCCGAGATCATCCCGATCCTGGACTGGACAGAGAAGGACACCGGCGTGAAGTCGCTTGGCGAGCCGGTGACGATTCCGACCAGCGGCGCCATCGCGAACGCCGTCACGAACGCCATCGGCGCGCGCGTTCGCGACTTGCCGATCACACCTGCGCGTGTGCTTGCCGCCCTCGAAGCGAAAGGAGGCTCCGCATGAAAGCGTTCGACTATGCAATTGCCGAGAACCCGGCCGGGGCCATCGTTGCGATGGGCAAAGGCTATAAGGTAAAGGCGAACGGCATCGATCTGCTCGACCGTCTGAAGGAGCGCACGGAAGAGCACGACAAGTTCGTGACCATCCACGAAATCAAGGAACTCAGCGGGATCTCCGAGGCCGACGGCATGATTCAGGTCGGCGCGACGACGACGCTGCGCGAGATCGGAGCCAGCACTCTGATCCAGTCGAAGTTCCCTGCCTTGGCAAAGGCCGCTGCTGACGCCGCGACTCCTCAGGTTCGCGCAAAGGCGACGCTCGGTGGAAACCTCTGCCAACGTCCACGGTGCTGGTACTTCCGTGACAAGGAGTACCACTGCCTGAAGAAGGGCGGGTATCAGTGCTTTGCCGTCGAAGGCGACAATCGGTACCACGCCATCTTCAGCGATGGGCCCTGTCACATCGTTCATCCGTCCAATACGGCACCATCGCTGGTCGCCGCCGGGGCGGAAATCGTCGTGCTGAACAAGAGCGGCGAGCGCATTATCCCAGCGGGCGAGTTCTTTGCGCTGCCGCTGGACCGGATGCGGAGCGAAAACGTCCTCGCGGATGGCGATCTCATCACCGCAGTGCGAATCAAACCACCGGCGAAGTCCGCCTATGTGGAGTTCCGCGAGAAGCAGTCCTTCGACTGGCCGATTGCTTCCTGTGCGGTTGTCAACGATGGCAAGCGCTGGAACGTTGTCCTGGGGGCGGTCGCACCGATTCCCTGGCGATCTGAAGCAGCCGAGGGAATCCTGGAAGGCAAGGCCTCGATCGACGCCGAGTTGGCCGACAAGGCCGCTGCGGCTGCACTTCAGGAGGCGAAACCCATGTCCGACAATGCCTGGCGGATGAAGGTGGCGAAAACGGCTGTCCGACGCGCGCTGCTCGCTGCCGACGGAAAGGAGGCTGTCTGATGTCCCACGGAGATGAGCCAATTCGCGGCTGCTGCGTGCGGTTGCGCTGCAAGGCGATGTTCATTCGATCCGATACACGCCCGGGGAAATTGCCCGATGGCAATGCCATGAGCTACTGGTGCTGGCACACGAGCGACGACCTGGGCCCGGAT
This genomic window from bacterium contains:
- a CDS encoding xanthine dehydrogenase family protein molybdopterin-binding subunit; amino-acid sequence: MMQRDNNVAFENNAPRVDVLEKVTGAARYASDVYPKNMLFARFIRFPYGTGKVKSAKLDEARSMPGIVEIELEDGSAPYAGARIGHIVGESRAAVDDAMEALELEFERGENRTRWQDHYEGVPNVAKDREKELDDLYKKAAVVVEATYTTQIQNHSCLETHGAVVDHRGTTATVWASTQGTYSVLEGMQSPTGLRQSDIQVHCEYIGGGFGSKLNGPGPEGNLAARLSRKLKRPVRVFLDREDDQMDTGNRPGSVQYMKIAVANDGKLLGGRVHCVGIVGHQPGGGGANNPGNYNFGDIERSEAEITLTACRPRAFRAPGMPQGIFAVESMMDELAAKLGMDPVEFRKLNESSERRKTQLDYGAKLIGWDKRKPDGADKGPIKRGIGVAGGNWFIWPGECLVDLDIYRTGNVELRSGSQDIGTGTRTVIVDVASEVLCVNRDQIVAKVGNSDYPEGPMSGGSVTARLTAPAVMDACYQALDKLKALVATEWGIDAEDVEYDASSIFREKDGDRTMAWSKATALISSEKLSLRGESKRKYWGEGGTDAVQFAEVEVDTETGIVRVKKIVAIQTCGQVVNRMTAENQVCGGVIQGISYALFEDRLLDGPTGGVVNADFQTYKIAGSVDIPEIIPILDWTEKDTGVKSLGEPVTIPTSGAIANAVTNAIGARVRDLPITPARVLAALEAKGGSA
- a CDS encoding FAD binding domain-containing protein, which encodes MKAFDYAIAENPAGAIVAMGKGYKVKANGIDLLDRLKERTEEHDKFVTIHEIKELSGISEADGMIQVGATTTLREIGASTLIQSKFPALAKAAADAATPQVRAKATLGGNLCQRPRCWYFRDKEYHCLKKGGYQCFAVEGDNRYHAIFSDGPCHIVHPSNTAPSLVAAGAEIVVLNKSGERIIPAGEFFALPLDRMRSENVLADGDLITAVRIKPPAKSAYVEFREKQSFDWPIASCAVVNDGKRWNVVLGAVAPIPWRSEAAEGILEGKASIDAELADKAAAAALQEAKPMSDNAWRMKVAKTAVRRALLAADGKEAV